The proteins below come from a single Serratia fonticola genomic window:
- the hycI gene encoding hydrogenase maturation peptidase HycI has product MNVVLTVGNSMMGDDGAGPLLAEMMADAPIEGWIAVNGGSTPENVTHQIRDLKPSRLVIVDATDMELAPGEIRIVNPDDIAEMFFMSTHNMPLNFLIDQLREDIEEVIFLGIQPDVVMFYFPMTEKVTQAVRVIYQRLSIWDTGEGFERL; this is encoded by the coding sequence ATGAATGTCGTCCTTACCGTAGGCAATAGCATGATGGGTGACGACGGTGCTGGGCCGCTGCTGGCCGAAATGATGGCTGACGCGCCAATCGAGGGTTGGATCGCCGTCAACGGCGGTTCCACCCCCGAAAATGTCACGCATCAGATCCGCGATCTTAAGCCCAGCCGGTTGGTGATTGTCGATGCCACCGATATGGAGCTGGCTCCTGGCGAAATCCGTATCGTCAATCCTGACGATATTGCCGAGATGTTCTTTATGAGCACTCACAATATGCCGCTCAATTTCCTGATCGACCAGCTACGTGAGGATATTGAGGAAGTGATATTTCTCGGCATTCAGCCGGACGTGGTGATGTTCTATTTCCCGATGACGGAGAAAGTGACGCAGGCGGTACGGGTGATTTATCAGCGGTTATCAATATGGGATACGGGGGAAGGTTTTGAGCGGCTCTGA
- a CDS encoding formate hydrogenlyase maturation HycH family protein has product MQNEGKAVFWSLRQKFLDSDDDMPAQAQQVMYYSLAIGHHVGVIDCLNTELSCPLPQYQTWVELFPEGEAQRKMRGLLTFGEITIDSTHTSLLANALAPLIDSQPAPFSEWSTKLLGLLAEIEREPAIYLIVKKVTNP; this is encoded by the coding sequence ATGCAAAATGAAGGTAAGGCGGTATTCTGGTCATTACGCCAGAAGTTTCTTGATAGCGATGACGATATGCCTGCCCAAGCGCAGCAGGTGATGTATTACTCGCTGGCGATTGGCCATCACGTGGGAGTGATTGACTGCCTGAATACCGAGTTAAGTTGCCCATTGCCGCAATATCAAACCTGGGTTGAGCTGTTCCCGGAGGGGGAGGCCCAACGCAAGATGCGAGGCCTGCTGACCTTTGGCGAAATCACCATCGACTCCACCCACACCAGCCTGCTGGCCAATGCCCTGGCCCCGCTGATCGATAGCCAACCGGCTCCCTTTAGCGAATGGAGTACCAAGCTGCTCGGCTTGCTCGCCGAGATTGAGCGCGAACCTGCTATCTATCTGATTGTGAAAAAGGTGACCAACCCATGA
- a CDS encoding NADH-quinone oxidoreductase subunit B family protein, translating to MTMPDIKVNHHRSTPITVDEQTAKLKSKLLKDIKRSAYVYRVDCGGCNGCEIEIFSAITPVFDAERFGIKVVPSPRHADILLFTGAVTRAMRVPALRAYESAPDPKICISYGACGCGGGIFHDLYCVWGGSESIVPIDVWIPGCPPTPAATIYGFAVALGLLEQKLKGENHLEQVDEKAALLLPGIPLHTRVLIEREARRLAGYYQGRIISDRFLSLLAGASMDAATLRLEEWLQQEGDPRLREIVACLVDCLQQELPHAK from the coding sequence ATGACGATGCCCGATATCAAGGTCAATCATCACCGCAGTACGCCGATCACCGTTGATGAGCAGACCGCCAAACTCAAAAGCAAGCTGCTGAAGGATATCAAACGCTCGGCCTATGTGTATCGCGTCGACTGCGGCGGCTGCAACGGCTGTGAGATCGAGATCTTCTCCGCCATCACGCCGGTATTTGATGCCGAGCGTTTTGGCATCAAGGTGGTCCCCTCACCGCGCCATGCCGATATTCTGCTGTTTACCGGCGCGGTCACCCGGGCCATGCGCGTGCCCGCGCTCAGAGCTTACGAGTCGGCACCCGACCCGAAAATCTGTATCTCTTACGGGGCCTGCGGCTGTGGCGGCGGGATTTTCCACGATCTGTACTGCGTCTGGGGCGGCAGCGAGTCGATCGTGCCGATTGACGTGTGGATCCCCGGCTGCCCACCGACGCCTGCCGCCACCATCTACGGCTTTGCCGTGGCCCTGGGCCTGCTGGAGCAAAAGCTGAAGGGCGAAAACCACCTTGAGCAGGTAGACGAAAAGGCAGCATTGCTGCTGCCAGGCATCCCGCTACATACCCGCGTACTGATTGAACGCGAGGCACGCCGTCTGGCGGGCTACTATCAAGGCCGCATCATCAGTGACCGTTTCCTCTCCCTGTTGGCCGGTGCCAGCATGGATGCGGCCACGTTGCGCCTGGAAGAATGGTTGCAACAGGAAGGCGATCCCCGCCTGCGCGAGATAGTCGCTTGCCTGGTTGACTGCCTGCAACAGGAGCTGCCCCATGCAAAATGA
- the hyfH gene encoding hydrogenase 4 subunit H, which produces MLKLFKTILKAGEVTVKYPFKPLEVCPGFRGKPEYDPEQCIACGACTVACPANALTMETHEASGERVWQLFIGRCIFCARCEEVCPTRAIRLSEDFEMAVMHKPDLYIRATFTLLNCRSCQQPFTPTKSVNYALALLAHAGMGADSVEALRPQFETCPACKRKQTLSQHRPMKLSQPAGAK; this is translated from the coding sequence ATGCTGAAACTGTTTAAAACCATCCTGAAGGCCGGTGAAGTCACGGTGAAATACCCGTTTAAGCCGCTGGAGGTGTGCCCGGGTTTTCGTGGCAAGCCAGAGTACGATCCTGAGCAATGTATCGCCTGCGGCGCCTGCACCGTGGCCTGTCCGGCCAATGCGTTAACTATGGAAACCCATGAGGCCAGCGGCGAGCGCGTCTGGCAGTTGTTCATTGGACGCTGCATCTTCTGCGCACGCTGTGAAGAAGTTTGCCCGACGCGGGCGATCCGGCTGTCGGAAGATTTTGAAATGGCGGTGATGCACAAGCCCGATCTGTATATCCGCGCCACCTTTACCCTACTCAACTGCCGCAGTTGCCAGCAGCCCTTTACGCCAACCAAATCGGTGAATTACGCCTTGGCATTGCTGGCCCACGCGGGCATGGGGGCAGACAGCGTTGAGGCCTTACGGCCACAGTTCGAGACCTGCCCCGCCTGCAAGCGTAAACAGACTCTGAGCCAACATCGGCCAATGAAACTGAGCCAGCCGGCGGGAGCGAAATGA
- a CDS encoding NADH-quinone oxidoreductase subunit C yields the protein MGRSESILCGRTSGRRSKVSYETHVLTLNNDEKLGKGYLAKVREKFPSALLDAEWQTANQVTITVKLNSLPEIVEYLYYQLGGWLPVLFGNDERTLTGDFAVYYVLSMEEGEKCFITVKAQVSAITLEFPSVTPRVPAAVWGEREIRDMYGLIPVGLPDERRLVLPDDWPDDLYPLRKDTMDYRQRPEPTTDVETYPFENAATGESRVVPIGPMHITSDEPGHFRLFVDGERIVDADYRLFYVHRGMEKLAETRMGYQEVTFLSDRVCGICGFTHSVAYTTSVENALGIYVPPRAHAIRSILLEVERLHSHLLNIGLSSHFVGFDTGFMQFFRVREKSMTMAELLTGSRKTYGLNLIGGVRRDILKEQRVKTIKLIHEMRADVTQLVEMLLGTPNIEQRTKGIGLLDRQIARDYSPVGPMIRASGFKRDMRFDHPYANYGSLPKTLFTFDGCDVYSRVMVRVQEVLDSLAMIEYGLDNLPGGPLLTEGFRYQPHKFALGYAEAPRGEDIHWSMLGDNQKLFRWRCRAATYANWPVLRYMLRGNTVSDAPLIIGSLDPCYSCTDRVTLIDINKRKAKTVPYKEIERYGIERTNSPCK from the coding sequence ATGGGCCGTTCAGAATCAATCCTCTGCGGCCGAACCTCAGGCAGGAGAAGTAAAGTGAGCTACGAAACCCACGTTTTGACCCTCAATAACGACGAAAAACTCGGCAAAGGCTATCTGGCCAAAGTACGCGAGAAGTTCCCCTCCGCCCTGCTGGATGCCGAGTGGCAAACCGCCAATCAGGTCACCATCACGGTCAAGCTGAACTCGTTACCCGAGATTGTGGAATACCTCTATTACCAGCTAGGCGGTTGGCTACCGGTGCTGTTTGGTAATGACGAACGTACCTTGACCGGGGACTTCGCCGTCTACTACGTGCTGTCGATGGAGGAAGGGGAAAAGTGTTTTATCACCGTCAAGGCTCAGGTTAGCGCCATCACGCTGGAGTTTCCGTCGGTCACCCCACGCGTTCCCGCCGCCGTGTGGGGCGAGCGTGAAATCCGCGATATGTACGGTTTGATCCCGGTAGGGTTGCCGGACGAGCGCCGCCTGGTGCTGCCGGACGATTGGCCAGACGATCTTTACCCGCTGCGTAAAGACACTATGGATTACCGCCAGCGCCCTGAGCCAACCACCGATGTGGAAACCTACCCGTTTGAAAATGCGGCCACCGGCGAATCACGGGTGGTGCCAATCGGGCCGATGCACATCACCTCCGACGAGCCAGGGCATTTTCGCCTGTTTGTTGACGGCGAGCGCATTGTCGATGCCGACTACCGGCTGTTCTACGTGCACCGTGGCATGGAGAAACTGGCCGAAACCCGTATGGGCTATCAGGAAGTCACCTTCCTGTCCGACCGGGTCTGCGGGATCTGCGGCTTTACCCACAGCGTGGCCTACACCACCTCGGTGGAAAATGCGTTGGGGATCTATGTGCCGCCCCGCGCCCATGCCATCCGCAGCATTCTGCTGGAGGTCGAACGGCTGCACAGCCACCTGTTGAACATCGGGCTATCCAGCCACTTTGTCGGCTTCGATACCGGCTTTATGCAGTTCTTCCGCGTGCGTGAAAAATCGATGACCATGGCGGAGCTCCTGACCGGATCGCGTAAAACCTATGGGCTCAACCTGATCGGTGGCGTGCGCCGCGACATCCTGAAAGAGCAGCGGGTTAAAACCATCAAGCTGATCCATGAGATGCGCGCCGACGTGACGCAACTGGTAGAGATGCTGCTCGGCACGCCGAATATCGAGCAGCGCACCAAAGGCATTGGCCTGTTGGATCGGCAGATCGCCCGCGACTACAGCCCTGTGGGACCGATGATCCGCGCCAGCGGCTTCAAGCGCGATATGCGCTTTGACCATCCTTATGCCAACTACGGCTCGTTGCCGAAAACGCTGTTCACCTTCGACGGCTGCGACGTGTATTCACGAGTGATGGTGCGCGTACAGGAAGTGCTGGATTCGCTGGCGATGATCGAATACGGCCTGGATAACCTGCCGGGCGGCCCACTGCTCACCGAAGGTTTCCGCTACCAGCCGCACAAGTTTGCCTTGGGCTATGCCGAAGCCCCGCGCGGTGAAGATATCCACTGGAGCATGCTGGGAGATAACCAGAAGCTGTTCCGCTGGCGCTGCCGGGCGGCCACCTACGCCAACTGGCCGGTGCTGCGTTATATGCTGCGCGGCAATACGGTTTCCGATGCCCCGCTGATTATCGGCAGCCTGGATCCCTGCTACTCCTGTACCGACCGCGTCACGCTGATCGATATCAACAAGCGTAAAGCGAAGACCGTGCCGTACAAGGAGATTGAACGCTACGGGATCGAACGCACCAATTCACCGTGCAAGTGA